From the Hyphomicrobium sp. ghe19 genome, one window contains:
- the secG gene encoding preprotein translocase subunit SecG gives MATVLLVIHLMIATALVAVVLLQKSEGGALGIGGGGGGGFLTGRGTANLLTRTTAGLAAAFFATSILLTILANHNAPRGSVFDGVKAPASGTQVPAAGGVAPKGEPGRGGILDKLDAPRAPLVPQNQ, from the coding sequence ATGGCCACCGTACTGCTCGTTATCCATTTGATGATCGCCACGGCGCTTGTCGCTGTTGTGCTTTTGCAGAAATCCGAGGGCGGAGCGCTCGGCATCGGCGGCGGTGGTGGTGGCGGCTTCCTGACCGGTCGCGGAACGGCCAACCTGCTGACCCGGACGACTGCGGGCCTTGCTGCGGCTTTCTTCGCAACGAGCATTTTGCTGACGATCCTCGCCAATCACAACGCCCCGCGCGGGTCGGTGTTCGACGGTGTGAAGGCTCCGGCCAGCGGAACGCAGGTTCCGGCAGCCGGCGGAGTAGCGCCGAAGGGAGAGCCCGGACGTGGCGGCATCCTGGACAAGCTCGACGCGCCCCGTGCGCCACTCGTCCCTCAGAATCAGTAG
- a CDS encoding PQQ-dependent catabolism-associated beta-propeller protein, whose translation MTSFGATAANAYTAYITNEKDNSLSVIDTDKLEVIKTVKIGQRPRGIVMSKDGKWVIVCTSDDNDVKVYDAKTLEFVKSLPSGPDPELLTLHPDGKRLYIANEDDNLVTVVDIETSKVVTEIPVGVEPEGMGMSPDGKVLVNTSETTNMAHFIDTENHKTFDNVLVDSRPRVAMFNTAQTQLWVSSEVGGTVAVINPADRKLITKINFEIPGVEKEAIQPVGIRITKDGKFAFIALGPANRVAVVDTSTFKVLKYILVGQRVWQMYFTPDDKLLLTTNGASNDVTVIDVASQKAIKSIKVGRYPWGVVVSPD comes from the coding sequence ATGACGTCGTTCGGCGCAACAGCCGCCAACGCCTATACGGCCTACATAACGAACGAGAAGGACAACAGCCTCTCCGTCATCGACACCGATAAGCTCGAAGTCATCAAGACCGTGAAGATCGGTCAGCGGCCCCGCGGCATCGTGATGTCCAAAGACGGCAAGTGGGTCATCGTCTGCACGAGCGATGACAACGACGTCAAAGTCTACGATGCCAAGACGCTCGAATTCGTCAAATCGCTTCCATCCGGCCCGGATCCCGAGCTGCTGACGCTCCACCCGGACGGCAAAAGGCTCTACATCGCCAACGAAGACGACAACCTCGTAACGGTCGTCGACATCGAAACGTCCAAGGTCGTGACCGAAATTCCCGTCGGCGTCGAACCCGAAGGGATGGGCATGAGCCCGGATGGCAAGGTGCTCGTCAACACGTCCGAAACGACGAACATGGCCCACTTCATCGACACCGAGAACCACAAGACGTTCGACAACGTTCTGGTCGACAGCCGTCCCCGCGTCGCGATGTTCAACACGGCACAGACGCAGCTCTGGGTTTCCTCCGAGGTCGGCGGCACCGTGGCGGTCATCAACCCGGCTGACCGCAAGCTCATCACCAAGATCAATTTTGAAATCCCCGGCGTGGAAAAGGAAGCGATCCAGCCCGTCGGTATCCGCATTACTAAGGACGGCAAGTTCGCGTTCATCGCCCTCGGGCCGGCAAACCGCGTGGCGGTCGTCGATACATCGACCTTCAAAGTCCTGAAGTACATTCTTGTTGGCCAGCGCGTCTGGCAGATGTACTTCACGCCAGATGATAAACTTTTGCTGACGACCAATGGCGCATCGAACGATGTGACCGTAATCGACGTTGCCAGTCAGAAGGCGATCAAATCGATAAAGGTCGGGCGCTATCCCTGGGGCGTCGTGGTCTCGCCGGATTGA
- a CDS encoding ABC transporter ATP-binding protein has product MASTAETEAERTPALVVNGVSHSFGDRKVLDRVSLTVDQGAFVVLLGLNGAGKSTLFSLITRLYDNISGEITIRGFDVRRRPSQALQRLGVVFQSRTLDIDLTLMQNLKYHAALHGFAGRTATERAHQALALVGLADRASEKVRALSGGQLRRVEIARSMMHHPDLLLLDEATVGLDLGSRETVMKIVRDLVARERLGVLWATHLMDEVLPTDQVVILHKGVVLYNGPVPQLLKLTGTSSVREAFRSVTGTKSTIEEAA; this is encoded by the coding sequence ATGGCATCGACAGCCGAGACTGAAGCTGAAAGAACGCCGGCCCTCGTCGTCAACGGCGTCAGCCATAGTTTCGGCGACAGGAAGGTCCTCGACCGCGTCTCGTTGACAGTCGATCAAGGTGCATTCGTCGTGCTCCTCGGTCTTAACGGCGCGGGGAAGTCGACCCTCTTTTCGCTGATCACGCGCCTCTACGACAATATCAGCGGCGAGATAACCATTCGTGGTTTCGACGTCCGCAGACGGCCGTCGCAGGCATTGCAGCGCCTCGGTGTCGTCTTCCAAAGCCGGACGCTCGATATCGACCTGACCCTGATGCAGAACCTCAAATACCACGCAGCGCTTCATGGCTTTGCGGGACGGACGGCAACCGAGCGCGCGCATCAGGCGCTCGCACTTGTCGGCCTCGCCGATCGCGCCTCCGAGAAAGTTCGCGCGCTCTCCGGCGGGCAGCTCCGCCGCGTCGAGATTGCTCGCTCGATGATGCACCATCCCGATCTGCTGCTGCTCGACGAAGCAACTGTCGGACTTGATCTCGGCTCGCGCGAAACTGTCATGAAAATTGTGCGCGATCTCGTTGCGCGCGAACGTCTCGGTGTCCTCTGGGCAACCCATCTGATGGACGAGGTCTTACCCACCGACCAGGTCGTCATACTTCACAAGGGCGTCGTTCTCTACAATGGACCCGTTCCCCAGCTCTTGAAGCTCACAGGCACGTCGAGCGTGCGCGAAGCCTTCCGCAGCGTCACCGGGACGAAGAGCACGATCGAGGAGGCCGCCTGA
- a CDS encoding CTP synthase gives MQRYIFITGGVVSSLGKGLASAALGALLQARGYSVRLKKLDPYLNVDPGTMSPYQHGEVFVTDDGAETDLDLGHYERFTGVPAKQSDNVTTGRIYQDILAKERRGDYLGGTVQVIPHVTDAIKNFVLSGNEDVDFVLVEIGGTVGDIEGLPFFEAIRQLGNELPRGASVFIHLTLMPYIPSAGELKTKPTQHSVKELRSIGIQPDILLCRSDREIPVGERKKIALFCNVRPEAVIQALDVASIYDVPLAYHREGLDREVLAAFGITGAPKPDLIRWETISRGIAQPEGEVTIAIVGKYTGLKDAYKSLNEALVHGGLANRVKVKLEWIESEIFEREDPAPYLEGLNGILVPGGFGERGSEGKILAAKFARERRVPYFGICFGMQMACLEAARNLAGIKDASSTEFGEASEPVVAMMTEWMRGNELEQRRQDGQLGGTMRLGAYDASLAEGSHIAKIYNSTHISERHRHRYEVNMRYRADLERAGLRFAGVSPDGLLPETIEYPAHPWFIGVQYHPELKSRPFDPHPLFASFIAAAVEQSRLV, from the coding sequence ATGCAGCGGTATATCTTCATCACCGGCGGCGTGGTCTCCTCCCTCGGCAAAGGCCTCGCGTCCGCAGCCCTTGGCGCGCTTCTCCAAGCGCGCGGCTATTCAGTACGGCTCAAGAAACTTGATCCCTACCTGAATGTCGATCCCGGGACCATGAGCCCCTATCAACACGGCGAAGTGTTCGTCACCGACGACGGTGCGGAGACGGACCTCGACCTTGGTCATTACGAGCGCTTCACTGGCGTTCCGGCGAAACAGTCGGACAACGTCACGACGGGGCGCATCTATCAGGACATTCTCGCCAAGGAACGACGAGGCGATTATCTCGGCGGAACCGTGCAGGTCATTCCGCACGTGACCGACGCGATCAAGAACTTCGTCCTGTCGGGCAACGAGGATGTCGACTTCGTGCTGGTCGAGATCGGCGGCACGGTCGGCGACATCGAAGGCCTGCCGTTCTTCGAAGCCATCCGGCAGCTCGGCAACGAGCTTCCGCGCGGGGCATCCGTATTCATCCATCTGACGTTGATGCCGTACATTCCGTCGGCGGGTGAACTCAAGACCAAGCCGACTCAGCACTCCGTCAAAGAGCTGCGCTCCATCGGTATTCAACCCGACATTCTGCTGTGCCGGTCGGATCGCGAAATTCCGGTCGGAGAGCGCAAGAAGATCGCGCTGTTCTGCAACGTGCGCCCCGAGGCCGTTATCCAGGCGCTCGACGTTGCGTCGATCTACGATGTGCCGCTCGCCTATCACCGCGAGGGGCTCGATCGCGAAGTGCTCGCCGCGTTCGGGATCACCGGCGCGCCGAAGCCCGATCTCATTCGCTGGGAAACGATCTCGCGCGGTATCGCGCAGCCCGAAGGCGAGGTGACGATCGCGATCGTCGGCAAATATACCGGACTCAAGGACGCCTATAAGTCGTTGAACGAAGCCCTGGTTCACGGCGGTCTTGCCAATCGCGTCAAGGTCAAGCTCGAATGGATCGAGAGCGAGATCTTCGAACGCGAGGACCCCGCGCCCTATCTCGAAGGCCTCAACGGCATTCTTGTGCCGGGCGGATTCGGCGAGCGTGGATCGGAAGGCAAAATTCTCGCTGCGAAGTTCGCGCGCGAGCGTCGTGTTCCCTATTTCGGCATTTGCTTCGGCATGCAGATGGCGTGTCTCGAAGCGGCGCGAAATCTGGCGGGCATCAAGGATGCAAGCTCGACCGAATTCGGCGAAGCGAGCGAGCCCGTCGTCGCGATGATGACGGAGTGGATGCGCGGCAACGAACTCGAGCAGCGCCGTCAGGACGGTCAGCTCGGCGGTACGATGCGGCTGGGGGCCTACGATGCGTCTCTCGCCGAAGGCAGCCACATCGCCAAGATCTATAACTCGACGCATATCTCGGAGCGTCATCGTCATCGGTACGAGGTCAACATGCGCTATCGCGCCGATCTCGAACGCGCTGGGCTCCGGTTCGCGGGCGTATCGCCGGACGGACTTCTGCCCGAGACGATCGAGTATCCCGCCCATCCGTGGTTCATCGGCGTGCAGTATCACCCCGAGCTGAAGTCACGGCCGTTCGATCCGCATCCCCTCTTCGCGAGTTTCATCGCGGCCGCAGTGGAGCAGTCGCGGCTCGTTTAG
- a CDS encoding SurA N-terminal domain-containing protein, which translates to MLEALRRGAQTRVAKLLFGLLVLSFGIWGVHDVFRGWGRGAVAHVGSTAISDEEFRRAYQNELDRVSQQARQRITAEQGRAFGLDKRVLAQLISGAAVEAHGQQLGLALSDQTLVEGIQSDPDFQIDGKFSKQNFDALLRQIGMTERGFLDLRRKDELRAAIIRSFVTGQTVPKPLFDLMHAYNDEKRVIEWVKIDPEAVTVAEATDEKLKELYEKDKSKYMTPEYRKVQVLTLSVDDLKNHVTITDEDIQKSYEATKETYNKPEERRIQQIAFKDKATAEAALKELRDGKKSFGDVAKEAGAKDTDVDLGLVTKKSLIDPKIADVAFSLEKDKYSDVVEGRFATVILRVTQIDPGITRTLADVKDQVRDKLATEKAKSELQNKHDEIEDNRIAGKTLTEIAEASKLTFKEIPATDATGLSPEGKPVMETPDLRKIVTRVFAPDNSSDDTAIELSDGGYAWINVLSNDAPKQKPFDTVKDQVKDNYIASERHRLLEELAKKLVDRINAGEPMTALEAEAKNKVEKTDPLTRKTIPQSLSEAVVAQAFALPKGKAGHGASPDQTTAIVFRVADVIAAPEPSLTETDQLMRQLNAELANQTLTEYTEALKKRLGTTVNAAEMNAALGLSEE; encoded by the coding sequence ATGCTCGAAGCTCTAAGACGCGGCGCCCAGACGCGGGTCGCCAAGCTGCTGTTCGGATTGCTCGTGCTGAGCTTTGGCATCTGGGGCGTCCATGATGTGTTCCGTGGCTGGGGACGTGGAGCCGTGGCCCATGTGGGCAGCACCGCCATTTCGGATGAAGAGTTTCGCCGCGCCTATCAGAACGAGCTCGACCGGGTTTCTCAGCAGGCTCGCCAGCGAATCACCGCTGAGCAGGGCCGCGCGTTCGGTCTCGACAAAAGAGTTCTAGCCCAGCTCATCAGCGGCGCCGCAGTCGAAGCGCATGGCCAGCAGCTTGGTCTCGCCCTCTCCGACCAGACTCTCGTCGAAGGCATCCAGTCCGATCCCGACTTCCAGATCGACGGCAAATTCTCGAAACAGAATTTCGACGCCCTGCTTCGCCAGATCGGGATGACCGAACGCGGCTTCCTGGACCTTCGCCGCAAGGATGAGCTGAGAGCCGCGATCATCAGATCGTTCGTAACCGGCCAGACCGTGCCGAAACCGCTCTTCGATCTCATGCATGCCTACAATGACGAGAAGCGCGTCATCGAGTGGGTCAAGATCGATCCGGAAGCTGTCACCGTCGCTGAAGCGACGGATGAAAAGCTCAAGGAACTCTACGAAAAGGACAAGTCGAAATACATGACGCCCGAGTACCGCAAGGTGCAGGTGCTCACGCTCAGCGTCGATGACTTGAAGAACCACGTCACGATCACCGACGAAGATATTCAGAAGTCCTACGAAGCGACCAAAGAGACCTACAACAAGCCCGAGGAGCGGCGCATTCAGCAGATCGCCTTCAAGGACAAGGCGACGGCGGAAGCGGCCCTCAAAGAACTCCGCGACGGCAAGAAGTCTTTCGGCGACGTCGCGAAGGAAGCCGGCGCCAAGGATACCGACGTCGACCTCGGCTTGGTGACGAAGAAATCACTGATCGACCCGAAGATCGCGGATGTCGCCTTCTCGCTCGAAAAGGACAAATATTCCGACGTCGTCGAAGGCCGCTTCGCGACAGTCATCCTGCGCGTCACGCAAATCGATCCGGGCATCACCCGCACATTGGCCGACGTCAAGGATCAGGTGCGCGATAAGCTCGCGACAGAAAAAGCCAAGTCAGAGCTGCAGAACAAGCACGACGAAATCGAAGACAACCGCATCGCCGGCAAAACATTGACGGAGATCGCGGAGGCATCGAAGCTCACCTTCAAGGAAATCCCGGCAACGGATGCAACCGGTCTCTCGCCGGAGGGCAAGCCCGTGATGGAAACGCCCGACCTTCGCAAGATCGTCACGCGCGTATTCGCTCCCGACAACAGCTCGGACGACACGGCGATCGAGCTCTCGGACGGCGGTTATGCCTGGATCAACGTTCTCTCGAACGATGCCCCGAAGCAGAAGCCGTTCGACACGGTCAAGGATCAAGTAAAGGACAACTATATCGCGTCCGAGCGTCACCGCCTGCTCGAAGAGCTGGCAAAGAAACTCGTAGATCGCATCAACGCCGGCGAGCCGATGACGGCACTCGAAGCCGAGGCGAAAAACAAGGTCGAGAAAACCGACCCGCTGACGCGCAAGACCATACCGCAGAGCCTTTCGGAAGCCGTCGTCGCGCAGGCGTTCGCACTGCCTAAGGGTAAAGCAGGCCATGGAGCGTCGCCCGATCAGACGACAGCAATCGTCTTCCGTGTTGCCGATGTCATCGCGGCGCCCGAACCGTCCCTCACCGAAACGGATCAGTTGATGCGTCAGCTCAATGCCGAACTCGCAAACCAGACGCTCACCGAATACACTGAAGCGCTCAAAAAGCGCCTCGGCACGACGGTGAATGCGGCCGAAATGAATGCCGCTCTCGGCCTCAGCGAAGAGTGA
- the tpiA gene encoding triose-phosphate isomerase: protein MVNYRREIRPLVAGNWKMNGLRASFGEVQAVGDALLGPLASVAADVMIAPPATLVAGFASGLGARPLLLAGQDCHAKASGAHTGDISAEMLKDAGASAVIVGHSERRADHGETSDQVRAKAEAAHRAGLVAIVCIGETQEERAAGATLDVVSRQLKGSMPEASTADNTVVAYEPVWAIGTGLTPTPDDVKIVHAAIRRDLVDLIGPEGAHMRILYGGSVKPDNAATLMSVENVNGALVGGASLKARDFLAIVRAYETP from the coding sequence ATGGTGAATTATCGGCGCGAAATTCGGCCTCTTGTTGCTGGAAATTGGAAGATGAACGGCCTGAGAGCGAGCTTCGGCGAGGTTCAGGCCGTCGGTGACGCCCTACTCGGGCCGCTGGCGTCCGTCGCGGCCGATGTCATGATTGCCCCTCCTGCGACGCTTGTCGCCGGATTTGCGTCGGGTCTCGGAGCACGTCCCCTTTTGCTCGCTGGGCAGGATTGTCATGCCAAGGCGAGCGGCGCTCATACCGGCGACATTTCGGCCGAGATGCTGAAGGACGCGGGTGCGTCGGCCGTGATCGTCGGCCATTCGGAGCGGCGCGCGGATCATGGTGAAACGAGCGACCAGGTGAGGGCGAAGGCGGAAGCTGCGCACCGGGCCGGGCTCGTTGCGATCGTATGTATCGGCGAAACTCAGGAAGAGCGGGCCGCCGGTGCGACGCTCGATGTGGTGTCGCGGCAACTCAAGGGGTCGATGCCCGAGGCGTCGACGGCGGACAATACGGTCGTCGCCTATGAGCCGGTCTGGGCGATCGGCACGGGGCTTACGCCGACGCCCGACGATGTTAAAATCGTACATGCTGCCATTCGCCGTGATCTCGTGGATCTCATCGGACCGGAAGGCGCGCACATGCGGATCCTCTACGGCGGTTCGGTTAAGCCCGACAACGCGGCGACGCTAATGTCTGTTGAAAACGTCAATGGAGCGCTCGTCGGCGGCGCGAGCCTCAAGGCACGCGATTTTCTCGCCATAGTTCGCGCATACGAGACTCCGTGA
- a CDS encoding ABC transporter substrate-binding protein, translating to MALALTAAFALPARAENPSAQEAPKPAPIPIPTTQPQGVNIKILYVKENRQKELPLSLLDQPNPDDGIAGAKLGVADNNTTGRFLNQTFTMDVLEGDIDELIKGATEKLSGGDSFIIADVEPDSLLKLSDALAGKPAQIFNVGNPDDRLREEDCRPNVMHTAPTRTMLADALTQYLVWKRWPNWLLVVGPSPKDQLLADAYRRSAKKFGAKIVEERQFKIDTGNRRADGGYEQIQQQIPQFMQGAKDHDVVLVADEDEVFADYFPYRTWVPRPIAGSAGLVPSSWHPALELWGGTQFQNRFKKLTGRIMRPIDYDAWVATRAVGEAASRKQTSDFKTLRDFMHSPNFDVAAFKGVATSFRAWNGQFREPLLVSTPKHLVSVSPQQGFLHQFSVLDTLGIDKPETKCKAYTQ from the coding sequence GTGGCCCTCGCGCTTACAGCAGCCTTTGCGCTCCCCGCCCGCGCCGAGAACCCCAGCGCGCAAGAGGCGCCTAAGCCGGCGCCTATCCCGATCCCGACGACGCAACCTCAGGGCGTAAATATTAAAATTCTTTACGTTAAAGAGAACCGCCAGAAAGAGCTTCCGCTCTCTCTGCTCGACCAGCCGAATCCCGATGACGGCATCGCCGGCGCCAAGCTTGGCGTCGCGGATAACAACACGACCGGCCGCTTCCTCAATCAGACATTCACGATGGACGTCCTCGAGGGCGACATCGACGAGTTGATCAAGGGCGCCACCGAGAAGCTCTCAGGCGGTGACAGCTTCATTATCGCCGACGTCGAACCCGATTCCTTGCTGAAGTTGTCCGATGCGTTGGCGGGCAAACCCGCTCAGATTTTCAACGTCGGCAACCCCGACGACCGTCTGCGTGAGGAAGACTGCCGGCCCAACGTGATGCACACGGCGCCGACCCGCACGATGCTGGCCGACGCGCTCACTCAATATCTCGTATGGAAACGCTGGCCAAACTGGCTGCTCGTCGTCGGACCGAGCCCTAAAGATCAGCTTCTCGCCGACGCCTATCGCCGGTCCGCGAAGAAATTCGGCGCCAAGATCGTCGAGGAACGCCAGTTCAAGATCGATACCGGCAACCGCCGCGCCGATGGCGGATACGAACAAATCCAGCAGCAGATCCCGCAGTTCATGCAGGGAGCCAAGGATCACGACGTCGTCTTGGTCGCCGACGAGGACGAAGTGTTTGCCGACTATTTCCCCTATCGCACATGGGTTCCTCGCCCCATCGCCGGCTCGGCAGGTCTCGTACCGTCGAGTTGGCACCCGGCACTCGAGTTGTGGGGCGGAACCCAGTTCCAGAATCGCTTCAAGAAACTCACAGGCCGCATCATGCGCCCGATCGATTACGACGCATGGGTCGCGACGCGCGCGGTCGGAGAAGCCGCATCGAGAAAGCAGACGAGCGACTTCAAAACGCTCCGCGATTTCATGCATTCGCCGAACTTCGACGTCGCCGCCTTCAAGGGCGTCGCCACGAGCTTCCGCGCCTGGAACGGCCAATTCCGCGAACCGCTACTCGTTTCGACGCCGAAGCACCTCGTCAGCGTCTCGCCGCAGCAGGGCTTCCTTCATCAGTTCAGCGTGCTCGACACGCTGGGCATCGATAAACCGGAGACAAAGTGCAAGGCCTATACGCAATGA
- a CDS encoding polymer-forming cytoskeletal protein produces MFSRDSRAETRADAAKPGAISTPPPRFSGPIGVVSNAAAPSYQPASPDRPTSILGPDISIYGEQLILKTKGSLLIQGHIEGDVHGETVTVDDGAHVKGVITARTIAIQGGVKGELKGSNVILHEHSVVEADIIQERLTVADGAHFEGSVKKAKDASEVTPDLS; encoded by the coding sequence ATGTTCAGTCGAGATTCACGAGCAGAGACGCGTGCGGACGCTGCAAAACCGGGCGCAATATCAACACCGCCACCGCGGTTCTCCGGGCCAATCGGTGTCGTGTCCAATGCCGCGGCTCCGAGCTATCAGCCCGCATCACCCGACAGGCCGACATCCATTCTCGGGCCCGATATTTCAATATACGGCGAGCAGCTTATCCTGAAAACCAAAGGTTCGCTGCTGATACAAGGTCACATCGAAGGCGACGTGCACGGAGAAACGGTTACCGTCGATGACGGCGCGCACGTAAAAGGTGTCATCACTGCACGCACTATCGCCATACAGGGCGGCGTAAAGGGCGAGCTCAAGGGTTCGAACGTCATTCTGCACGAACATTCCGTCGTCGAGGCGGACATCATTCAGGAGCGGCTTACCGTCGCTGACGGCGCTCACTTCGAAGGTAGCGTCAAGAAGGCGAAGGACGCGAGCGAAGTCACGCCCGACTTATCGTAA
- the kdsA gene encoding 3-deoxy-8-phosphooctulonate synthase: MTQHEILKPAAHVRARDVLFANDAPIAILAGPCQMESRAHALEMAAALTEIAQKLGFGLVYKSSFDKANRTSLTGRRGMGLEAALPVFAEIREKYGVPVVTDVHEAGQCAAVAEVVDVLQIPAFLCRQTDLLIAAAKTGRVVKIKKGQFLAPWDMKNVVAKVTGSGNPNVLVTERGSSFGYNTLVVDMRGLPQMAETGAPVIFDATHAVQQPGGQGTSSGGDRRFVPVLARAAVAVGVAGLFIETHQDPDRAPSDGPNMVALKDFAGLVSELQAIDQVVKQRKSASQA; encoded by the coding sequence ATGACCCAGCATGAAATCCTTAAGCCTGCCGCCCACGTCCGTGCTCGTGACGTGCTTTTCGCCAACGATGCGCCAATCGCGATCTTGGCGGGGCCCTGTCAGATGGAAAGCCGCGCCCACGCCCTCGAGATGGCGGCGGCCTTAACCGAAATAGCCCAGAAACTGGGTTTCGGGCTCGTCTACAAATCGTCATTCGATAAGGCCAACCGCACGTCGTTGACCGGCCGTCGCGGCATGGGGCTCGAGGCGGCTCTGCCCGTTTTTGCTGAAATTCGCGAAAAATATGGGGTTCCGGTCGTAACCGACGTTCACGAGGCCGGGCAGTGCGCTGCGGTGGCCGAAGTCGTCGATGTGCTCCAGATCCCGGCTTTTCTTTGCCGCCAGACCGATCTTCTGATTGCGGCGGCCAAGACGGGCCGGGTGGTCAAGATCAAGAAGGGGCAGTTCCTCGCGCCCTGGGACATGAAGAACGTGGTCGCCAAGGTGACGGGCTCCGGCAATCCAAACGTGCTCGTCACGGAGCGGGGTTCGAGCTTTGGATACAACACGCTCGTCGTCGACATGCGGGGCCTGCCGCAGATGGCCGAGACCGGGGCGCCGGTTATTTTCGATGCCACCCACGCTGTGCAGCAGCCCGGCGGGCAGGGAACGTCGTCGGGTGGCGATCGCCGCTTCGTGCCGGTGCTGGCGCGCGCAGCCGTTGCTGTCGGCGTCGCGGGGCTTTTCATCGAGACGCATCAGGATCCGGACAGGGCGCCTTCGGACGGGCCGAACATGGTGGCGCTCAAGGATTTCGCCGGGCTCGTTTCGGAGCTGCAGGCGATCGACCAAGTCGTCAAACAGCGAAAGAGCGCGAGCCAGGCCTGA
- the pqqA gene encoding pyrroloquinoline quinone precursor peptide PqqA: MKVWMKPAVREQEVGLEVTSYLPAEIDLI, encoded by the coding sequence ATGAAAGTCTGGATGAAGCCTGCAGTTCGCGAGCAAGAAGTTGGTCTCGAAGTCACCAGCTATCTGCCGGCTGAGATCGACCTCATCTAA
- a CDS encoding ABC transporter permease — MASQAVTTRSENLGLAYHESDADARRRLGIAGYWACFNGIVRREILRYLHQRERFLSALVRPLIWLFIFAAGFRQTLGVSIIPPYETYVLYEEYIAPGLIAMILLFNAMQSSLSMVYDRETGTMRTLLVSPFPRSFLLLSKLLGGVSVALLQAYAFMLVAWFWGIQPPPIAEVKLFTFYDPPSWAGDVIPKMADPIVTSLFSIPAFIQPFAGYITVIPAIILAGLMLGSLALFMSSVIKQLENFAGVMNFVIFPMFFASSALYPLWRIREASPPLFEICRLNPFTYAVEMIRFGLYGQVDTVSLAVVLGCTIVFLAAAVFAYNPSKGLIARRGGPGGSA; from the coding sequence ATGGCATCGCAAGCGGTCACGACCAGATCGGAAAACCTCGGCCTCGCTTACCACGAAAGCGACGCCGACGCCCGCCGGCGCCTCGGCATTGCGGGCTACTGGGCCTGCTTCAACGGCATCGTCCGGCGCGAAATCCTTCGCTACCTTCATCAACGCGAGCGGTTTCTCTCCGCACTCGTGCGCCCGCTGATCTGGCTCTTCATTTTTGCAGCAGGCTTCCGGCAGACGCTCGGTGTCTCGATCATTCCGCCGTACGAGACCTACGTCCTCTACGAAGAATACATCGCACCCGGCCTGATCGCGATGATCCTGCTTTTCAATGCGATGCAATCGTCGCTTTCGATGGTTTATGACCGCGAAACAGGCACGATGCGTACGCTTCTCGTCAGCCCCTTCCCGCGGTCGTTCCTGTTGCTGTCGAAACTTCTCGGAGGCGTCTCGGTTGCGTTGCTGCAAGCTTACGCCTTCATGCTCGTTGCTTGGTTCTGGGGCATTCAGCCGCCGCCGATCGCCGAAGTGAAGCTCTTCACGTTCTACGATCCGCCGAGTTGGGCGGGCGACGTCATCCCCAAGATGGCGGACCCGATCGTCACCTCGCTCTTTTCCATTCCCGCGTTCATCCAGCCCTTTGCAGGCTACATCACGGTCATTCCCGCGATCATCCTCGCCGGCCTTATGCTTGGCTCGCTCGCGCTCTTCATGTCGTCTGTCATCAAGCAGCTCGAAAACTTCGCGGGTGTGATGAACTTCGTCATCTTCCCGATGTTCTTCGCCTCGTCCGCGTTGTACCCGCTCTGGCGCATTCGCGAGGCCAGCCCCCCGCTTTTCGAAATCTGCCGTCTCAACCCGTTCACCTATGCGGTGGAAATGATCCGCTTTGGGCTTTATGGACAAGTCGATACGGTTTCGCTCGCCGTTGTCCTGGGTTGCACGATCGTCTTCCTTGCGGCAGCGGTTTTTGCCTACAATCCGTCCAAGGGGTTGATCGCTCGGCGCGGCGGCCCTGGCGGCTCAGCTTGA
- a CDS encoding DUF3280 domain-containing protein — MRMLKWILCLSVPVLIAVPAYANTTANTTKAAVFPFDFHDAQQDGEIVPQYNPEDLRRLKLVAEELKALMTKDGKYSIIDLAPQAKAIDTASPFHQCNGCEVPIAKDAGADIAVTGYVDKVSDALLSLQIIARDANTGALTKTMSAAINGNTDELWLHGLRYLWRNRFNVEAQPK, encoded by the coding sequence ATGCGCATGCTTAAGTGGATCTTATGCCTTTCCGTACCGGTTCTTATCGCCGTTCCTGCCTACGCCAATACGACGGCCAATACGACGAAAGCAGCTGTCTTTCCCTTCGATTTCCATGATGCCCAGCAGGATGGCGAGATCGTTCCCCAGTACAACCCAGAGGATCTGCGGCGGCTCAAGCTCGTGGCTGAGGAACTGAAAGCGTTAATGACGAAGGATGGGAAGTATTCGATCATCGACCTGGCCCCCCAAGCCAAGGCCATCGACACCGCGTCGCCGTTTCATCAGTGCAACGGCTGCGAAGTTCCGATTGCCAAAGACGCGGGCGCAGACATCGCCGTGACGGGTTACGTCGACAAGGTTTCGGATGCATTGCTCAGCTTGCAGATTATCGCGCGCGACGCGAATACCGGCGCGCTGACCAAAACGATGTCGGCTGCGATCAACGGCAACACCGACGAACTCTGGCTGCACGGGCTTCGCTATCTCTGGAGAAACAGGTTCAACGTCGAGGCTCAGCCGAAATGA